The following nucleotide sequence is from Armatimonadota bacterium.
CCTGCTCCCCCCGCTGGCGGATCTGTTGCAGCCGGCTATGACGCTCCTTAACGCCGTACCCAGGGTGATCCTGGCCCCACTGTTCGTGATCTGGCTGGGGATCGGTCTCGCGTCCAAGGTCGCCCTTAGCTTCCTGCTGGTGGCGGTCACCGCGTTCTTCGCGGTGTACTCCGGCATCCGCGAGGTGGATGCGCGCCTGGTGGATCGGGTGCGCACCCTCGGGGGAAACGGCCTCCATCTCCTGTGCGAGGTCTACCTTCCGTCGGTGGCCGCCTGGTTCCTGGGCAGCCTCAAAGTCGCGGTGGGGTTTGCCTTTACCGGCGCCGTTGTGGGCGAATTCGTTGCCAGCAGCCGGGGGCTGGGTTACCTGCTCTCCTTCGCCCAGAGCACTTACAACGCCGCGCTCACCATCGCCCTCATAGCGCTCGTGGTCGTAGTGACCTTCTCGATCTTTGTGGCGTTCGAACGCCTGGAGCGGTGGGTGTTCCGCTGGAAGCGTGGGCACCCGGTCGCAGAGCCGCTCCGTGCTCTGCCCGACCGGCAGGCGTCCGCAGGCCTCGCCGGCATCGGGGAGGAGGGTGTACAGCCCTCCGGTCCTCCTGTGAACTAGTCCACCGCGCAAGCCGAGGATGCCCGGAACGCTCACGGGCGACTACTGGCAGGGGGTCTCTTTGTAGCCGCACAATAGCCCAACGCGGCCATGGCGCCGCCGCGCGCCATCCGCTATCCCTCCTGGTGAGGATCGGCGCGAGGCGTCGTGGTGGAGATCTCGCCGCGGTCCGTCCGCGTGGTCATCCTGTACCGCACAGCCCTCTTCGGGGAAGGGCTCGCTACCCCAACGCCCTGCCGATCCGCGTGAACCCGCGCCGGAACGTCCTGGACCTGTACTCGCGTATCAGCATGACCGCCAATGTCGAGCGCCTGATCTCCCTCCTCGTGGTGCAGGCTTACGGCCTGCCGCTGGGGCTCCGCCTCGGTGGCGCGGGCCTCGTGTGGTCGGGACCGATCCACGCCCCCCGGGCGGCCGAGGAGCCGGCACCGGTGGTCCGCCAGTTCAGGGTTGCCATGATCATGCTGGGGGAAGGCGACCTCGAACAACACCGCTGGCTCCCCGGGACGATCGTGGTGAACCGGGGGGACACGGTCATCCTGCGCGTCACGAACGCTGACCAGGATGCAAGTCATGGATTCGCCATCGGGGGCTACGACATCTTCGAGCCAACCATCCCCCGGGCGGACAGAAGACGTACCGCTTCGAGGCGAAGACGCCGGGGATCTTCCTGTTCTCCTGCGCGCTCCCAGGGTGCGCCGAGGACCACGCCGAGCAGGTAGGGCAGCTGGTGGCCCTGGGGGTACCGTAGGAGGCCGGGACGGCTGAGGAACGGTGGACTTTTCCCGACGGGGCTTCCTGAGGCTCGCGGCCGCGGCTGCCTGCGCGCTGGCGGGGTCGCTGGGGGGGCGCTGCGCTGGCCGGGCCGGTACGGCCGCCGCGCTGTGCCTGCCTACATCGCCGACGCTTCCACCACCGGCCACCTGGTCCACCTGGACGGGCTGCCCATGGCCCGAGGCCCGGTGCCGGCCTACGTGTCGCCGCCCCCTCCATCGCCCACCGCATCTTGGACCGGGCGGCCTTCGTCACCGCCGTGGTGGCTAGCGTCTTCGTGACGCGGCGCATCCTGGCCATCATCCATCTCATGCGACAGGCCAGCGCCCGCATCGCCGGCGGCCAGTACAGCGAGCGCGTCCCTATCACCTCGGGCGATGAACTGGGCCAGCTGGCGACGCAGTTCAACCGGATGGCGGAGACTCTGGAGCGGGTAGAACAGGCCCGCCGCGACCTGATCGCCGACATTGCCCACGAACTGCGGACGCCCCTGGCCAGCATCGCCGGATACCTGGAGGCGATGATGGACGGCGTCATCTGCCCGGAGCCTGAAACGCTGAACCGCGTCCGCCGGGATGCCGCCCGCCTGCAGCGCCTGGTGGACGACCTGCAGGAGCTCTCGCGCGTCGAAGCGCGTCAGTTGCCGCTGCAGCCGCGGCCCATCGACGTCCGCGAGCTCGTCGAGACGACCGCAGGGCGGATCCGTCCCCAGTTTGACGCCAAGGGGGTCGAGCTGCGGATCGCCACTGCCGCCGGGCTGCCGCGAGCCGTGGCCGACCCGGACCGGAGGGTGCAGGTGCTGACCAACCTCCTGGGAAATGCCCTGCAGTATACACCCACGGGCGGCAGGGTGGAGGTCCGAGCAGGTCCGGCACACGGCATGGTGACCATCGCCGTCGCGGACACCGGGATCGGGATCGCTCAGGAGCACCTCCCGCATGTGTTCGACCGATTCTACCGGGCGGACAGGTCCCGCACCCGCGCCAGTGGAGGCAGCGGCATCGGGCTGACCATCGTCAAGCACCTGGTGGTCTACCAGAGGCCGAAGGCGGGCGCCACGGCCATGGACCTGCACGACTGGTCACGGGAACGGTCGTACTTCCTGGGGTTGGAGCCGAAGGTCGAAGGCAGCGTCACCGACGTGGAACGGAAGGGCAAAGACCCGGTTATGATCATGCTCGCAGCGGGGAAGAGCGCCACCATCAAGTTCATCCCGAAGAAGACCGGCACATTCGAGATCGGCTGCTTCATGCCGGGGCACTACGAAGCGGGAATGAAAGCGGCCCTGGGCGTCCGCTGATCCTGATTTTCACGTCTTCTTCACACTGTTTCCATGGCTGGTTCGCAGAGGTGCGGTACCGTTGTCGCAGAGACTCTTTGAGAAAGGGGCGTGAGCAGGATG
It contains:
- a CDS encoding ABC transporter permease subunit encodes the protein MRRAGALVALLALWEAATRLGAVSPLLAPPPTRVATVLLGLMASGRLWPHFAVTMLEAGGGLILGVGVGAVLGLAAALLPPLADLLQPAMTLLNAVPRVILAPLFVIWLGIGLASKVALSFLLVAVTAFFAVYSGIREVDARLVDRVRTLGGNGLHLLCEVYLPSVAAWFLGSLKVAVGFAFTGAVVGEFVASSRGLGYLLSFAQSTYNAALTIALIALVVVVTFSIFVAFERLERWVFRWKRGHPVAEPLRALPDRQASAGLAGIGEEGVQPSGPPVN
- a CDS encoding ATP-binding protein; protein product: MDRAAFVTAVVASVFVTRRILAIIHLMRQASARIAGGQYSERVPITSGDELGQLATQFNRMAETLERVEQARRDLIADIAHELRTPLASIAGYLEAMMDGVICPEPETLNRVRRDAARLQRLVDDLQELSRVEARQLPLQPRPIDVRELVETTAGRIRPQFDAKGVELRIATAAGLPRAVADPDRRVQVLTNLLGNALQYTPTGGRVEVRAGPAHGMVTIAVADTGIGIAQEHLPHVFDRFYRADRSRTRASGGSGIGLTIVKHLVVYQRPKAGATAMDLHDWSRERSYFLGLEPKVEGSVTDVERKGKDPVMIMLAAGKSATIKFIPKKTGTFEIGCFMPGHYEAGMKAALGVR